The Sphaerospermopsis torques-reginae ITEP-024 genome has a window encoding:
- a CDS encoding Uma2 family endonuclease has protein sequence MTSATNRPYTETSLPDHTQLPEINGTNWQKHPQSILLTQSIKPVLQKRHPEGQYTIGQDLGIYWRITDPPERGAESPDWFYVPNVPPLLNGQFRRSYVLWQEYISPLIALEFVSGNGEEERDKTPWQGKFWIYEQVIKPAFYGIYEVTKANLEVYELIGGQYQLLPVNERGHYPITPMGVEIGLWQGEYQNVELPWLRWWDLDGNLLLDGDERAEQERQKSDRLIAQLRALGVEPEI, from the coding sequence ATGACCTCTGCAACCAACCGCCCCTACACAGAAACCAGTCTCCCAGATCATACCCAACTCCCAGAAATTAATGGTACAAACTGGCAAAAACATCCCCAAAGCATTCTACTAACCCAGTCCATCAAACCAGTATTACAAAAACGTCATCCCGAAGGACAATATACCATAGGCCAAGATTTAGGAATTTACTGGCGTATTACTGACCCCCCAGAACGCGGTGCAGAATCTCCTGATTGGTTTTATGTTCCCAATGTTCCACCTTTGTTAAATGGTCAATTTCGCCGTTCCTATGTCCTTTGGCAAGAATATATTTCACCATTAATTGCCTTAGAATTTGTTTCTGGAAATGGTGAAGAAGAACGAGATAAAACGCCTTGGCAGGGTAAATTTTGGATTTATGAACAGGTAATTAAACCCGCTTTTTATGGTATTTATGAAGTGACTAAAGCCAATCTAGAAGTTTATGAATTAATTGGTGGACAATATCAGTTATTACCAGTAAATGAACGGGGACATTATCCAATTACACCGATGGGTGTTGAAATAGGTTTATGGCAGGGTGAATATCAAAATGTAGAATTACCTTGGTTACGTTGGTGGGATTTAGATGGTAATTTATTATTGGATGGTGATGAAAGAGCCGAACAAGAACGGCAAAAAAGCGATCGCCTTATCGCCCAACTACGTGCTTTAGGTGTTGAACCAGAAATATAA